One stretch of Scatophagus argus isolate fScaArg1 chromosome 18, fScaArg1.pri, whole genome shotgun sequence DNA includes these proteins:
- the psme1 gene encoding proteasome activator complex subunit 1 yields MASLGIRVESKKQVDDFCQKLTKEAEELVSQFFPQKIEELQMLLKTSFSCDDLASLRAPLDIPIPDPAKEEAKRKKKEEKEGKKDKDSDKEEEDSGPPCGPICSNERVESLLQEVRPQIQTLKEKLNTVSMWVQLQIPKIEDGNNFGVAVQEKVFELLTNTRTKIEGFQTQISKYYNERGDAVAKAAKQSHVGDYRQLVHELDQFQYCELRLVILDIRNTYAVLFDIINKNFDKIKRPRGDGKALIY; encoded by the exons ATGGCCTCGCTGGGGATCCGCGTCGAGTCGAAGAAACAG gTGGATGACTTCTGCCAAAAGCTCACCAAGGAG GCAGAGGAGCTGGTCTCACAGTTCTTCCCTCAGAAGATTGAGGAGCTGCAGATGCTGTTGAAG acGTCGTTCAGCTGCGATGACCTGGCGTCTTTGAGGGCTCCGCTAGACATCCCCATACCAGACCCGGCTAAAGAGGAGGCCAAGCgcaagaagaaagaggag aaggagggaaagaaggacAAGGACAGCgataaagaggaggaagactCAG GGCCTCCCTGCGGTCCCATCTGCAGCAACGAGCGAGTGGAGAGTCTCCTGCAGGAGGTCAGGCCTCAGATCCAAACTCTGAAGGAGAAGCTGAAcacg GTGTCCATGTGGGTGCAGCTTCAAATCCCTAAAATTGAAGATGGAAACAACTTCGGAGTGGCTGTGCAG GAGAAAGTGTTTGAGCTGCTGACCAACACACGCACCAAGATCGAGGGTTTCCAAACCCAGATTTCAAA ATACTACAACGAGCGAGGTGACGCTGTGGCCAAAGCCGCCAAACAGTCCCATGTG GGAGACTACAGACAGCTGGTCCATGAGCTGGACCAGTTTCAGTACTGTGAGCTCCGCCTTGTGATCCTGGACATCCGCAACACATAC gCTGTGCTGTTCGACATCATCAACAAGAACTTTGACAAGATTAAGAGGCCCAGAGGAGACGGCAAAGCTCTCATCTACTGA
- the LOC124049446 gene encoding sialic acid-binding Ig-like lectin 13 isoform X3, with protein sequence MQMMRVTAVVSVNVLTANMLLSVFFVSGVLAACPKPAHLLITAPKKMEALSGSCLQIPCNFTFRSEQEFDSRRETFGVWIKSNPDFGSTPGNVIFNSSGTVNTYPMRITGNLSEKDCTTLFSSLLTRYTDTYYFRAENQPVVATASCDPVQIRVQDSPPRPRIDISGEISGDLKEEQSVTITCSAVTPCPHSPPQLTWSLQQDARNNMEENADGTFTTKIQETITLSDQHDGNNITCSATYPVNEGKDVRTAQETKILSVSYAPKDTSVSISPSGLVSAGSWVNLTCSSRAKPPVSFSWFRISKDGPTLVSEGHFYSFNVTEGGVCYCVATNELGNHSSTIRIDIEENSYIFVQLGLGGLTFIILILLAVCLWWFRSKHQTPQQTQSQRGEGLALQMPSNNPEENIHYGEISFSKQRPGLSSDSAEDSGREEDTLYAQVKLPLQQTASELEDLYSQVKKK encoded by the exons ATGCAGATGATGAGGGTCACTGCAGTCGTGTCTGTGAATGTGCTGACAGCCAACATGTTACTGAGTGTCTTCTTTGTTTCAG GTGTTTTGGCTGCTTGTCCTAAGCCAGCACACCTCCTCATTACTGCACCAAAGAAGATGGAAGCACTGAGTGGATCTTGTTTGCAAATCCCATGTAACTTTACATTTCGATCAGAACAAGAGTttgacagcaggagagaaacCTTTGGAGTGTGGATTAAAAGTAACCCAGATTTTGGCAGCACACCAGGCAATGTGATCTTCAACAGCAGTGGGACAGTTAACACCTATCCAATGAGGATTACTGGAAACCTGAGTGAGAAAGACTGCACcactctgttttccagtttattaACAAGGTACACAGACACGTACTACTTCAGAGCTGAGAATCAACCAGTCGTGGCGACAGCTTCCTGTGATCCTGTTCAAATAAGAGTTCAAG ATTCTCCTCCGAGGCCCAGAATTGACATCTCAGGTGAGATCTCAGGTGATCTGAAGGAGGAGCAGTCTGTCACTATAACCTGCTCAGCTGTCACTCCCTGTCCACACTCCCCTCCTCAACTCACCTGGAGTCTCCAACAAGACGCTCGCAACAACATGGAGGAAAACGCAGATGGAACCTTTACAACTAAAATCCAGGAGACCATCACTCTGTCAGACCAACATGATGGAAACAACATCACCTGTTCTGCCACATATCCTGTGAATGAAGGAAAAGATGTCAGGACGGCCCAGGAGACAAAGATTCTCAGTGTGTCAT ATGCTCCCAAGGACACCTCAGtgtccatcagtccatcagGTTTGGTGTCAGCAGGTAGCTGGGTGAACCTGACCTGCTCCAGCAGAGCCAAGCCTCCTGTCAGCTTCAGCTGGTTCAGGATCAGCAAAGATGGACCCACGTTGGTATCTGAAGGACACTTTTACAGCTTTAACGTGACAGAAGGAGGAGTTTGTTACTGCGTGGCCACAAATGAGCTTGGCAATCACTCATCAACAATCCGTATTGATATTGAAG AGAACTCTTACATCTTTGTACAACTGGGTCTCGGAGGGCTCACCTTCATCATACTCATCCTTCTTGCAGTTTGTCTTTG GTGGTTTCGGTCCAAACATCAAACTCCACAGCAGACACAG agcCAACGAGGTGAGGGGCTCGCTCTGCAAATGCCATCTAACAATCCAGAGGAAAACATCCATTATGGAGAGATCAGCTTTTCCAAGCAGAGGCCTGGACTGTCCTCTGACTCAGCGGAGGACAGTGGACGGGAGGAGGACACGCTGTATGCACAGGTCAAACTGCCCCTCCAGCAGACTGCTAGCGAACTAGAGGATCTGTACTCTCAAGTGAAGAAAAAATGA
- the LOC124049611 gene encoding fat storage-inducing transmembrane protein 1 has product MDERTENSSEINLLKFQKVAAELILPGKFILRLLNAALVFVTDLLARVFGSSLVRRHFHLILSGLVLFGPLLSFWVSKYSIFANSNHYLYRKFLRSTWGWTCTFSGSFVLLLSISARHSLPLSLRHLSRVGVMGLLWWGCQRLLTLLENAAGTCYEPVTPAQDLQGAASSVQSLLLLHEDQTKASCLKANMVWRGYEASQEVLILCLCCLLLVEEMSVFGPHLAHGSKPPQRSPGGPLRFIFLLCVLLLALWMFLLLCLLAYFPKFPSQQLGGALGYLGWRGLYQGWYRLRPGWSCPGLPGEGLFTTTGVDEHAQ; this is encoded by the exons ATGGACGAGAGGACTGAAAACTCGTCTGAGATCAACTTGTTGAAGTTTCAGAAGGTGGCTGCGGAGCTGATACTGCCAGGAAAATTCATCCTCAGGCTCCTGAACGCAGCTCTGGTGTTTGTGACAGACTTACTGGCCAGAGTTTTTGGAAGCAGCCTGGTCAGAAGACACTTCCACCTAATCCTGTCTGGTTTGGTTCTGTTTGGTCCTCTGCTCAGCTTCTGGGTGTCAAAGTACAGCATCTTTGCCAACAGCAACCACTACCTGTACAG GAAGTTCCTGAGGTCCACTTGGGGTTGGACATGCACCTTCTCAGGGTCCTTCgtccttctcctctccatctcagctcgtcactccctccctctctccctccgcCACCTTTCTCGGGTCGGGGTCATGGGGTTGCTCTGGTGGGGCTGTCAGCGCCTCCTGACCCTGCTGGAGAACGCAGCGGGGACTTGTTATGAACCTGTGACCCCGGCCCAGGATCTCCAAGGTGCTGCCTCCTCAGTGCAGTCGCTGCTGCTCCTGCACGAAGACCAGACCAAAGCCTCCTGCCTCAAAGCCAACATGGTGTGGAGAGGTTACGAAGCGTCCCAGGAGGTCCTCATCCTCTGCTTGTGTTGcctgctgctggtggaggaAATGTCTGTCTTTGGCCCTCACCTGGCTCACGGCTCGAAGCCTCCGCAGAGGTCGCCTGGCGGGCCCTTGAggttcatcttcctcctctgcgTGCTTCTGCTCGCTCTTTGGATGttcctgctgttgtgtttgcttgcatACTTTCCAAAGTTTCCCTCCCAGCAGCTGGGAGGCGCTCTGGGCTACCTGGGATGGAGAGGACTCTATCAGGGCTGGTACAGACTCAGACCGGGCTGGAGCTGCCCCGGGCTGCCAGGGGAGGGACTTTTTACCACCACAGGTGTCGATGAACATGCGCAGTAG
- the pck2 gene encoding phosphoenolpyruvate carboxykinase [GTP], mitochondrial, translating to MSCMLLGVIRRHGGVGASVGVRSLASIPSLPPAVADFVKGAADECKPSNVHVVTGTPEETANILAGLEKEGMVKRLPKYENCWLARTDPKDVARVESKTVIVTKKQRDTIPIPAGGVKSQLGSWMSESDWQRAREERFPGCMAGRTMYVIPFSMGPVGSTLSKYGVQVTDSPYVVASMGVMTRMGAPVLQKLAEGVDFVRCQHSVGRPLPLKAPLVNSWPCNPEKVLISHLPDARQIMSFGSGYGGNSLLGKKCFALRIASRIAKDEGWLAEHMLILGITNPQGVKRYVAAAFPSACGKTNLAMMKPALPGWKVECVGDDIAWMKFDSRGKLRAINPENGFFGVAPGTSDKTNPYAMATIAKNTVFTNVGETSDGGVWWEGLDPPPAGITLTDWHGKTWKKGSSTPCAHPNSRFCAPAGQCPIIDPLWESEEGVPIDAIIFGGRRPEGVPLVYESFSWQHGVFVGAAMRSEATAAAEHKGKVIMHDPFAMRPFFGYNFGDYLAHWLSMEKRKAPTHLPKIFHVNWFRKDPATGSFLWPGFGENARVLEWIFKRCSREREDEAAKKSIIGWLPEDGAIDTKGLSGKVDMGALFDVPTPFWQKETKELRAYFTQQVGADLPAQVEAELKALEDRVHN from the exons ATGTCCTGCATGTTGCTGGGAGTCATCCGCAG ACATGGTGGCGTCGGGGCGAGCGTCGGGGTTCGCTCCCTGGCCTCCATCCCCTCACTGCCCCCGGCGGTGGCTGATTTTGTGAAGGGAGCGGCGGATGAATGTAAGCCCTCCAATGTGCATGTGGTGACGGGGACGCCGGAGGAGACCGCCAACATCCTGGCCGGTCTGGAGAAAGAAGGGATGGTGAAGAGGCTCCCCAAATATGAGAACTG ttGGCTGGCACGAACAGACCCAAAGGACGTGGCTCGGGTGGAAAGCAAGACTGTGATTGTGACCAAGAAGCAGAGGGACACCATCCCCATCCCCGCTGGAGGCGTGAAGAGCCAGCTGGGCAGCTGGATGAGCGAGTCGGACTGGCAGAGAGCCAGAGAGGAGCGTTTCCCCGGCTGCATGGCAG GTCGGACCATGTATGTGATCCCCTTCAGTATGGGTCCTGTAGGCTCTACTCTGTCTAAATATGGTGTCCAG gTGACAGACTCACCGTACGTTGTGGCCAGTATGGGGGTCATGACACGCATGGGCGCTCCTGTCCTGCAGAAACTGGCTGAGGGAGTGGACTTTGTCCGCTGTCAGCACTCTGTGGGACGACCTTTACCACTCAAAG CCCCTCTGGTCAACTCGTGGCCCTGTAACCCAGAAAAGGTGCTGATATCACACCTGCCAGACGCCAGGCAGATCATGTCCTTCGGCAGCGGCTACGGAGGAAACTCTCTCCTGGGGAAGAAGTGCTTTGCCCTTCGCATCGCGTCCCGCATCGCCAAGGATGAAGGCTGGCTGGCTGAGCACATGCTG ATCCTGGGTATCACCAACCCTCAGGGGGTGAAGCGTTACGTGGCGGCGGCCTTCCCCAGTGCCTGTGGTAAAACCAACTTGGCCATGATGAAACCAGCTCTTCCCGGCTGGAAGGTTGAGTGTGTGGGCGATGACATTGCATGGATGAAGTTCGACAGCCGAG GTAAACTGAGGGCCATCAACCCAGAGAACGGGTTCTTCGGCGTGGCTCCAGGCACCTCAGACAAGACCAACCCCTACGCCATGGCCACTATTGCCAAAAACACTGTGTTCACCAACGTTGGTGAGACCAGCGATGGAGGAGTGTGGTGGGAGGGCCTCGACCCCCCTCCAGCCGGGATCACCCTCACAGACTGGCACGGCAAAACCTGGAAGAAAG GAAGCTCGACTCCGTGTGCTCACCCCAATTCCCGCTTCTGTGCCCCGGCGGGTCAGTGTCCAATCATTGACCCGCTGTGGGAGAGCGAGGAGGGCGTTCCCATCGACGCCATAATCTTCGGCGGCAGGAGGCCGGAAG GAGTCCCTCTGGTCTACGAGTCTTTCAGCTGGCAGCACGGAGTCTTTGTCGGAGCCGCCATGAGGTCCGAGGCCACGGCAGCTGCTGAGCATAAag gcaAGGTGATCATGCATGACCCCTTTGCCATGCGGCCCTTCTTTGGTTACAACTTTGGAGACTACCTCGCTCACTGGCTGAGCATGGAGAAACGAAAAGCCCCCACTCACCTGCCCAAGATCTTCCACGTCAACTGGTTCAGAAAGGACCCGGCGACCGGCTCCTTCCTCTGGCCGGGCTTTGGTGAAAACGCCCGCGTCCTGGAGTGGATCTTCAAGCGTTGCAGCCGGGAGAGGGAGGACGAGGCTGCCAAGAAGAGCATTATCGGCTGGCTGCCAGAAGATGGCGCCATCGACACAAAAGGTCTGAGCGGCAAGGTGGACATGGGTGCCCTGTTTGATGTGCCCACGCCGTTCTGGCAGAAGGAGACGAAGGAGCTGAGAGCCTACTTCACTCAGCAAGTTGGAGCTGATCTGCCGGCTCAGGTGGAGGCCGAGCTGAAGGCGCTGGAGGACAGAGTGCACAACTGA
- the LOC124049446 gene encoding sialic acid-binding Ig-like lectin 13 isoform X1 codes for MSSCSNNLSEKCVDWSAETHKLPDLKQTVSPFQLQTRLMQMMRVTAVVSVNVLTANMLLSVFFVSGVLAACPKPAHLLITAPKKMEALSGSCLQIPCNFTFRSEQEFDSRRETFGVWIKSNPDFGSTPGNVIFNSSGTVNTYPMRITGNLSEKDCTTLFSSLLTRYTDTYYFRAENQPVVATASCDPVQIRVQDSPPRPRIDISGEISGDLKEEQSVTITCSAVTPCPHSPPQLTWSLQQDARNNMEENADGTFTTKIQETITLSDQHDGNNITCSATYPVNEGKDVRTAQETKILSVSYAPKDTSVSISPSGLVSAGSWVNLTCSSRAKPPVSFSWFRISKDGPTLVSEGHFYSFNVTEGGVCYCVATNELGNHSSTIRIDIEENSYIFVQLGLGGLTFIILILLAVCLWWFRSKHQTPQQTQSQRGEGLALQMPSNNPEENIHYGEISFSKQRPGLSSDSAEDSGREEDTLYAQVKLPLQQTASELEDLYSQVKKK; via the exons ATGAGCAGCTGCAG CAACAACTTGTCAGAGAAGTGCGTTGATTGGTCTGCTGAAACTCACAAACTGcctgatttaaaacaaaccGTTTCTCCGTTTCAGCTGCAGACTCGTTTG ATGCAGATGATGAGGGTCACTGCAGTCGTGTCTGTGAATGTGCTGACAGCCAACATGTTACTGAGTGTCTTCTTTGTTTCAG GTGTTTTGGCTGCTTGTCCTAAGCCAGCACACCTCCTCATTACTGCACCAAAGAAGATGGAAGCACTGAGTGGATCTTGTTTGCAAATCCCATGTAACTTTACATTTCGATCAGAACAAGAGTttgacagcaggagagaaacCTTTGGAGTGTGGATTAAAAGTAACCCAGATTTTGGCAGCACACCAGGCAATGTGATCTTCAACAGCAGTGGGACAGTTAACACCTATCCAATGAGGATTACTGGAAACCTGAGTGAGAAAGACTGCACcactctgttttccagtttattaACAAGGTACACAGACACGTACTACTTCAGAGCTGAGAATCAACCAGTCGTGGCGACAGCTTCCTGTGATCCTGTTCAAATAAGAGTTCAAG ATTCTCCTCCGAGGCCCAGAATTGACATCTCAGGTGAGATCTCAGGTGATCTGAAGGAGGAGCAGTCTGTCACTATAACCTGCTCAGCTGTCACTCCCTGTCCACACTCCCCTCCTCAACTCACCTGGAGTCTCCAACAAGACGCTCGCAACAACATGGAGGAAAACGCAGATGGAACCTTTACAACTAAAATCCAGGAGACCATCACTCTGTCAGACCAACATGATGGAAACAACATCACCTGTTCTGCCACATATCCTGTGAATGAAGGAAAAGATGTCAGGACGGCCCAGGAGACAAAGATTCTCAGTGTGTCAT ATGCTCCCAAGGACACCTCAGtgtccatcagtccatcagGTTTGGTGTCAGCAGGTAGCTGGGTGAACCTGACCTGCTCCAGCAGAGCCAAGCCTCCTGTCAGCTTCAGCTGGTTCAGGATCAGCAAAGATGGACCCACGTTGGTATCTGAAGGACACTTTTACAGCTTTAACGTGACAGAAGGAGGAGTTTGTTACTGCGTGGCCACAAATGAGCTTGGCAATCACTCATCAACAATCCGTATTGATATTGAAG AGAACTCTTACATCTTTGTACAACTGGGTCTCGGAGGGCTCACCTTCATCATACTCATCCTTCTTGCAGTTTGTCTTTG GTGGTTTCGGTCCAAACATCAAACTCCACAGCAGACACAG agcCAACGAGGTGAGGGGCTCGCTCTGCAAATGCCATCTAACAATCCAGAGGAAAACATCCATTATGGAGAGATCAGCTTTTCCAAGCAGAGGCCTGGACTGTCCTCTGACTCAGCGGAGGACAGTGGACGGGAGGAGGACACGCTGTATGCACAGGTCAAACTGCCCCTCCAGCAGACTGCTAGCGAACTAGAGGATCTGTACTCTCAAGTGAAGAAAAAATGA
- the LOC124049446 gene encoding sialic acid-binding Ig-like lectin 13 isoform X2, whose protein sequence is MEMLPQTSEVQMQMMRVTAVVSVNVLTANMLLSVFFVSGVLAACPKPAHLLITAPKKMEALSGSCLQIPCNFTFRSEQEFDSRRETFGVWIKSNPDFGSTPGNVIFNSSGTVNTYPMRITGNLSEKDCTTLFSSLLTRYTDTYYFRAENQPVVATASCDPVQIRVQDSPPRPRIDISGEISGDLKEEQSVTITCSAVTPCPHSPPQLTWSLQQDARNNMEENADGTFTTKIQETITLSDQHDGNNITCSATYPVNEGKDVRTAQETKILSVSYAPKDTSVSISPSGLVSAGSWVNLTCSSRAKPPVSFSWFRISKDGPTLVSEGHFYSFNVTEGGVCYCVATNELGNHSSTIRIDIEENSYIFVQLGLGGLTFIILILLAVCLWWFRSKHQTPQQTQSQRGEGLALQMPSNNPEENIHYGEISFSKQRPGLSSDSAEDSGREEDTLYAQVKLPLQQTASELEDLYSQVKKK, encoded by the exons TTCAGATGCAGATGATGAGGGTCACTGCAGTCGTGTCTGTGAATGTGCTGACAGCCAACATGTTACTGAGTGTCTTCTTTGTTTCAG GTGTTTTGGCTGCTTGTCCTAAGCCAGCACACCTCCTCATTACTGCACCAAAGAAGATGGAAGCACTGAGTGGATCTTGTTTGCAAATCCCATGTAACTTTACATTTCGATCAGAACAAGAGTttgacagcaggagagaaacCTTTGGAGTGTGGATTAAAAGTAACCCAGATTTTGGCAGCACACCAGGCAATGTGATCTTCAACAGCAGTGGGACAGTTAACACCTATCCAATGAGGATTACTGGAAACCTGAGTGAGAAAGACTGCACcactctgttttccagtttattaACAAGGTACACAGACACGTACTACTTCAGAGCTGAGAATCAACCAGTCGTGGCGACAGCTTCCTGTGATCCTGTTCAAATAAGAGTTCAAG ATTCTCCTCCGAGGCCCAGAATTGACATCTCAGGTGAGATCTCAGGTGATCTGAAGGAGGAGCAGTCTGTCACTATAACCTGCTCAGCTGTCACTCCCTGTCCACACTCCCCTCCTCAACTCACCTGGAGTCTCCAACAAGACGCTCGCAACAACATGGAGGAAAACGCAGATGGAACCTTTACAACTAAAATCCAGGAGACCATCACTCTGTCAGACCAACATGATGGAAACAACATCACCTGTTCTGCCACATATCCTGTGAATGAAGGAAAAGATGTCAGGACGGCCCAGGAGACAAAGATTCTCAGTGTGTCAT ATGCTCCCAAGGACACCTCAGtgtccatcagtccatcagGTTTGGTGTCAGCAGGTAGCTGGGTGAACCTGACCTGCTCCAGCAGAGCCAAGCCTCCTGTCAGCTTCAGCTGGTTCAGGATCAGCAAAGATGGACCCACGTTGGTATCTGAAGGACACTTTTACAGCTTTAACGTGACAGAAGGAGGAGTTTGTTACTGCGTGGCCACAAATGAGCTTGGCAATCACTCATCAACAATCCGTATTGATATTGAAG AGAACTCTTACATCTTTGTACAACTGGGTCTCGGAGGGCTCACCTTCATCATACTCATCCTTCTTGCAGTTTGTCTTTG GTGGTTTCGGTCCAAACATCAAACTCCACAGCAGACACAG agcCAACGAGGTGAGGGGCTCGCTCTGCAAATGCCATCTAACAATCCAGAGGAAAACATCCATTATGGAGAGATCAGCTTTTCCAAGCAGAGGCCTGGACTGTCCTCTGACTCAGCGGAGGACAGTGGACGGGAGGAGGACACGCTGTATGCACAGGTCAAACTGCCCCTCCAGCAGACTGCTAGCGAACTAGAGGATCTGTACTCTCAAGTGAAGAAAAAATGA